One window from the genome of Microcebus murinus isolate Inina chromosome X, M.murinus_Inina_mat1.0, whole genome shotgun sequence encodes:
- the LOC105879638 gene encoding eukaryotic translation initiation factor 3 subunit L isoform X2, which produces MSYRPVVSPVMSLTRRCMRSRTSMRTVGNDAVFLILYRELYYRHIYAKVSGGPSLEQRFESYYNYCNLFNYILNADGPAPLELPNQWLWDIIDEFIYQFQSFSQYRCKTAKKSEEEIDFLRSNPKIWNVHSVLNVLHSLVDKSNIIRQLEVYTSGGDPESVAGEYGRHSLYKMLGYFSLVGLLCLHSLLGDYYQAIKVLENIELNKKSMYSRVPECQVTTYCYVGFAYLMMRRYQDAIRVFANILLYIQRTKSMFQRTTYKYEMINKQNEQMHALLAIALTMYPMRIDESIHLQLQEKYGDKMLRMQKGDPQVYEELFSYSCPKFLSPVVPNYDNVHPNYHKEPFLQQLKVFSDEVQQQAQLSTIRSFLKLYTTMPVAKLAGFLDLTEQEFRIQLLAFKHKMKNLVWTSGISALEGEFQSASEVDFYIDKDMIHIADTKVARRYGDFFICQIHKFEELNRTLKKMGQRP; this is translated from the exons ATGAGTTACAGGCCAGTCGTGTCTCCAGTGATGTCATTGACAAGAAGGTGTATGAGATCCAGGACATCTATGAGAACA GTTGGCAACGATGCTGTCTTCCTGATTTTATACAGAGAATTATACTACAGGCACATATATGCCAAAGTCAGTGGAGGACCCTCCTTGGAGCAGAGGTTTGAATCCTATTACAACTACTGCAATCTCTTCAACTACATTCTTAATGCTGATGGTCCTGCTCCCCTTGAACTACCCAATCAGTGGCTCTGGGATATCATTGATGAATTCATCTATCAGTTTCAGTCATTTAGTCAGTACCGCTGTAAGACTGCGAAGAAGTCTGAGGAGGAGATTGACTTCCTTCGTTCCAATCCGAAAATCTGGAATGTTCACAGTGTCCTCAACGTCCTTCATTCCTTGGTAGACAAATCCAACATCATTCGGCAGTTGGAGGTGTACACAAGTGGAGGTGACCCTGAGAGTGTGGCTGGGGAGTATGGACGTCATTCGCTCTATAAGATGCTTGGTTACTTCAGCCTGGTGGGGCTTCTATGCCTGCACTCCTTGTTGGGGGATTACTACCAGGCCATCAAGGTGCTAGAGAATATCGAACTGAACAAGAAGAGCATGTATTCCCGTGTGCCAGAGTGCCAAGTTACCACATACTGTTATGTTGGTTTTGCGTATTTGATGATGCGTCGCTACCAAGATGCCATCCGGGTCTTTGCCAACATCCTCCTCTACATCCAGAGGACCAAGAGCATGTTCCAGAGGACCACATATAAGTATGAAATGATTAACAAGCAGAATGAGCAGATGCACGCACTGCTGGCCATTGCCCTCACTATGTACCCCATGCGTATTGATGAGAGCATTCACCTCCAGTTACAGGAGAAGTATGGGGACAAGATGCTGCGCATGCAGAAAGGTGACCCACAGGTCTATGAGGAACTTTTCAGCTACTCCTGCCCCAAGTTCCTGTCACCTGTAGTGCCCAACTATGACAACGTGCACCCAAACTACCACAAAGAGCCCTTCCTGCAGCAGCTGAAGGTGTTTTCTGATGAAGTGCAGCAGCAGGCCCAGCTCTCAACCATCCGCAGCTTCCTTAAGCtctacaccaccatgcctgtgGCCAAGTTGGCAGGCTTCCTGGACCTCACAGAGCAGGAGTTCCGGATCCAGCTTCTTGCCTTCAAACACAAGATGAAGAACTTGGTGTGGACCAGTGGTATCTCTGCCCTAGAGGGTGAATTTCAGTCTGCCTCCGAGGTCGATTTCTACATTGATAAGGACATGATCCACATTGCAGACACCAAGGTTGCCAGGCGCTATGGGGATTTCTTTATCTGCCAGATCCACAAATTTGAAGAGCTTAATCGAACCCTGAAGAAGATGGGACAGAGACCCTGA
- the LOC105879638 gene encoding eukaryotic translation initiation factor 3 subunit L isoform X1, protein MSYAADDYESEVAYDPYAYPGDYDMHTGDPKQDLAYEHQYEQQTYQVIPEVIKNFIQYFHKTVSDLIDQKVYELQASRVSSDVIDKKVYEIQDIYENSWTKLTERFFKNTPWPEAEAIAPQVGNDAVFLILYRELYYRHIYAKVSGGPSLEQRFESYYNYCNLFNYILNADGPAPLELPNQWLWDIIDEFIYQFQSFSQYRCKTAKKSEEEIDFLRSNPKIWNVHSVLNVLHSLVDKSNIIRQLEVYTSGGDPESVAGEYGRHSLYKMLGYFSLVGLLCLHSLLGDYYQAIKVLENIELNKKSMYSRVPECQVTTYCYVGFAYLMMRRYQDAIRVFANILLYIQRTKSMFQRTTYKYEMINKQNEQMHALLAIALTMYPMRIDESIHLQLQEKYGDKMLRMQKGDPQVYEELFSYSCPKFLSPVVPNYDNVHPNYHKEPFLQQLKVFSDEVQQQAQLSTIRSFLKLYTTMPVAKLAGFLDLTEQEFRIQLLAFKHKMKNLVWTSGISALEGEFQSASEVDFYIDKDMIHIADTKVARRYGDFFICQIHKFEELNRTLKKMGQRP, encoded by the coding sequence ATGTCTTACGCTGCAGATGATTACGAGTCTGAGGTGGCTTATGATCCATATGCCTATCCGGGCGACTATGATATGCACACAGGAGATCCAAAGCAAGACCTTGCTTATGAACATCAGTATGAACAGCAGACTTATCAGGTGATCCCCGAAGTGATCAAAAACTTCATCCAGTATTTCCACAAAACTGTCTCGGATTTGATTGACCAGAAAGTATATGAGTTACAGGCCAGTCGTGTCTCCAGTGATGTCATTGACAAGAAGGTGTATGAGATCCAGGACATCTATGAGAACAGTTGGACTAAGCTGACTGAAAGATTCTTCAAGAATACACCTTGGCCTGAGGCTGAAGCAATTGCTCCACAGGTTGGCAACGATGCTGTCTTCCTGATTTTATACAGAGAATTATACTACAGGCACATATATGCCAAAGTCAGTGGAGGACCCTCCTTGGAGCAGAGGTTTGAATCCTATTACAACTACTGCAATCTCTTCAACTACATTCTTAATGCTGATGGTCCTGCTCCCCTTGAACTACCCAATCAGTGGCTCTGGGATATCATTGATGAATTCATCTATCAGTTTCAGTCATTTAGTCAGTACCGCTGTAAGACTGCGAAGAAGTCTGAGGAGGAGATTGACTTCCTTCGTTCCAATCCGAAAATCTGGAATGTTCACAGTGTCCTCAACGTCCTTCATTCCTTGGTAGACAAATCCAACATCATTCGGCAGTTGGAGGTGTACACAAGTGGAGGTGACCCTGAGAGTGTGGCTGGGGAGTATGGACGTCATTCGCTCTATAAGATGCTTGGTTACTTCAGCCTGGTGGGGCTTCTATGCCTGCACTCCTTGTTGGGGGATTACTACCAGGCCATCAAGGTGCTAGAGAATATCGAACTGAACAAGAAGAGCATGTATTCCCGTGTGCCAGAGTGCCAAGTTACCACATACTGTTATGTTGGTTTTGCGTATTTGATGATGCGTCGCTACCAAGATGCCATCCGGGTCTTTGCCAACATCCTCCTCTACATCCAGAGGACCAAGAGCATGTTCCAGAGGACCACATATAAGTATGAAATGATTAACAAGCAGAATGAGCAGATGCACGCACTGCTGGCCATTGCCCTCACTATGTACCCCATGCGTATTGATGAGAGCATTCACCTCCAGTTACAGGAGAAGTATGGGGACAAGATGCTGCGCATGCAGAAAGGTGACCCACAGGTCTATGAGGAACTTTTCAGCTACTCCTGCCCCAAGTTCCTGTCACCTGTAGTGCCCAACTATGACAACGTGCACCCAAACTACCACAAAGAGCCCTTCCTGCAGCAGCTGAAGGTGTTTTCTGATGAAGTGCAGCAGCAGGCCCAGCTCTCAACCATCCGCAGCTTCCTTAAGCtctacaccaccatgcctgtgGCCAAGTTGGCAGGCTTCCTGGACCTCACAGAGCAGGAGTTCCGGATCCAGCTTCTTGCCTTCAAACACAAGATGAAGAACTTGGTGTGGACCAGTGGTATCTCTGCCCTAGAGGGTGAATTTCAGTCTGCCTCCGAGGTCGATTTCTACATTGATAAGGACATGATCCACATTGCAGACACCAAGGTTGCCAGGCGCTATGGGGATTTCTTTATCTGCCAGATCCACAAATTTGAAGAGCTTAATCGAACCCTGAAGAAGATGGGACAGAGACCCTGA